In Bdellovibrio sp. ArHS, one genomic interval encodes:
- a CDS encoding metallophosphoesterase family protein yields MSKLLFYVATFCLVSSCAPFVDSPFSDKLLRPERNLNQLALKKIGNPESDGVIRMAIYSDSHQNYKATDKMVFQMNQVSTFDFVAGLGDFTNSAYNLEYDEFIEAIGPLRHTLINVIGNHDSIGAGPELYRKAFGPSNFYFESDNYRFIVFNSNNLETPHEFDPEWLKARVDETGKNIIIFSHVQLRDSDRYFDSVATTLGYVIEHPRVKIIFNGHNHIYDLSTDHGTIMMQCGRVAGEEGTHWLSITVQGNQFCVTRMDTLGNTCLTIKP; encoded by the coding sequence ATGAGTAAACTCCTCTTCTATGTCGCCACTTTTTGTTTGGTCAGTTCTTGTGCACCCTTCGTTGATTCGCCTTTTTCAGACAAGCTTTTGCGACCGGAAAGAAATCTCAATCAACTGGCTTTGAAAAAGATCGGGAATCCGGAAAGTGATGGAGTCATTCGCATGGCTATATATTCGGACTCGCATCAGAATTACAAAGCCACGGATAAAATGGTGTTTCAAATGAATCAGGTCAGCACATTTGATTTTGTCGCGGGACTAGGGGACTTTACCAACTCGGCTTACAACCTTGAATATGACGAGTTTATTGAAGCGATTGGGCCACTTCGCCATACCCTTATCAACGTTATCGGAAATCATGACTCGATTGGCGCCGGACCTGAGCTATATCGCAAGGCTTTTGGGCCATCTAATTTTTATTTTGAGTCAGACAATTACCGATTTATAGTTTTTAACTCAAACAACTTGGAAACCCCTCACGAGTTTGATCCGGAATGGTTGAAGGCTCGAGTCGACGAAACCGGCAAAAACATCATCATTTTTTCGCATGTGCAGCTGCGCGATTCAGACCGCTATTTTGACAGTGTGGCAACGACGCTGGGTTATGTTATCGAACATCCTCGAGTCAAAATTATCTTTAATGGGCACAATCATATTTATGATCTGTCGACGGATCACGGCACCATCATGATGCAATGTGGACGCGTGGCCGGGGAGGAAGGCACTCACTGGCTAAGTATCACAGTGCAAGGGAATCAGTTCTGTGTGACAAGAATGGATACGCTGGGGAACACATGTTTAACTATAAAGCCCTGA